CCGGAGATTTCGGTGGCAACGTCTTCAGATACCCAGCAGGATCTGAGCCAACCAGTTCAGCCAACAGATCCGCCCCGTTTTTACGCGGCACTTTGCGAACGATACCGCTGTCGACTTTTGCAGGCGTTAGAATGCCACTGCTCACACCCTGAGCATAGCTGAGGAACAGCTTTGACAGTTCAACCTCGGCCCGTCCCAGATCGCGCAGGCTGGCAACACTGGTCAAACGGGCTTTCAATTCCGCAATGTTGTAATCCGGCAAGCCGTGATCTCCTGCCGCCGACAGTGCTTTCAACAAGGCCGCACGACGTGCCCGGTCTTGCGCCTGCGTCCCTGTCCAGATGGGTTGATACCCGTTTCCGCGATAGAATTCGGCGACTTCCGCATCGCGCGCCGCGGCTTCCGCGACGGCCTGCGCGAAAGCAGATACCTTCGTTTGCGCGGATATTGGCGCAGATTGAATTGTCAGAAACAGGATCCCCAACAGCATCGAAAAGAAAGTCGTACGGGGGGTGGTACGACGTCGTGGCAGCGCGTTCGTAGTCATAATTCGCCTAATAGTAATATACCTGTGTTTAAATTCAGATAATCCACGATTGCTGGCCATGAGTCCATTCACAAAGACGATTAAAAACGTGTTCCGAACGGGTGTGTCTTGCGCCCCATGCTTTGACGTCTTTTCGCCACGGTTTACCACTATTTCACTGATTTCAGCAAGATTTTGCCGATTTTGCTTGAACACGTTAAGCACTGCAAATCTTTGCTTGGCCCGCGATTCGAGTTGTGCCATAAGATCGGCAAGCCTGGGGAAGAGGCTAAAACACTTGTTAACCTGATTGGACAACGATCCGTTTCAGGCGCAGAAACAGGCAAGCGACGGGACACGCTGGACATGACTATCGACAATTCGGTCGGATCCAAATCCATTCTCACACGCCGTGGATTGCTGGGCGCCTTTGCCGCCACAGCAGTTTCTGCTGCGCCAATGTATGCAAATGCCGCAGGCTTCCTGCGCGGCGGGGGCGATGTTCGCAGGCTCGCCATGTATTCCGGGCGCACCGGTGAAACCATCAACATGATCTACTGGATCGAAGGCAAATATATCAAAGATGCCTTGAAAGAGATCAATCATTTCATGCGCGACTGGCGTACGGATCAGTCGATCAAGATCGACACCCGCACCGTCGACATCATGGCCGCCGCTCACGGACTGCTGGATGTGCGTGAACCTTACATGATGCTATCGGGCTATCGCTCGCCCAAGACCAACGCCATGCTGCGTTCGCGGTCGCGCGGGGTGGCCAAGAATTCGCTTCACATGAAGGGTCAGGCCGCTGACCTGCGTTTGAAGTCGCGTTCGGTGAACCAGATGTTCAAAGCCGCCGTGGCCTGTCAGGGTGGTGGCGTCGGACGATATACTGGTTCAAACTTCGTGCACATGGATTGCGGCGTGGTGCGCTCTTGGGGTCGGTAAGACACCCAAGACCCTGACACATCACACCGATACAAAAAAGGCCCCCAAAACGAGGGCCTTTTTTTGTATCTGCGGCCTTTGACTACACTTCTTTGGGCATCAACCGACCCGGCTCGTTGGTCTCAAGATAGGCCTCTTGTTCTGGCGTCAGGTCGATACAATCATATCCTGTCACCATCGGGCGCACATGAGACCGGAACCCATGCCCCACCGTCAGAAGATAGACATGTGTGATAACAAAGGCGACAATCACGTAAGCGGCCAGCAAATGCACGTTGGCGATGACATAGAGCGCGAAGGTTGACCCCTCATCCACCGCCCAGAAATTGTAGGTGAGATAGAGCAAGCCCGACCCCCAAATCGCGGGAAACACAACAACCTTCAACCCGAAATAGGTCAACGCCTGAAGCGGGTTGTGCTTTCGCCAGAACACTTTGCGATACGGCGGCTCTTCCCCGCGAAAAACACCATAAGCATAGAAGCGTGCCATCTTGAACAGACCTTCAAGCTGAGGAACGAACTGCCGCCAGGTGCCCGTGGTGAACAACCAGAATGTCGCGAAAATCCAGACCGCAAGAAGAACCAGTGCCGCAATCGTGTGCAACATCACTGCCGGACCGAAGGGCAGCAGATTATGCATCCCGTTCAATCCGAATCCTGTGAACATCAACACCATGATCATCACCATCTGTGTCCAGTGCCACAGACGCTCGAACCGGGGGTAAACCTTAACAACGCGCCTAGCCATGATCCGTGCCTCCTTTACGGCCACCCAATAGGCGAAGTGCAATGTGCAGCCCAACGCCCAGAATTGTCAGCGCGACCAGCGCCATTCCCAATAGCCCAATCGGGGATCGGGGATTGGTGCCGGGCATATAGACCGCTGCGATCCCGTCCAGTCGCCCGTCCTGCGCATGACACGCCGCACAATCCAGCGCATCCGAGGCGGGGGCAACCATATGGGTGATCGGCCAATACATCTGCGTATCGACGAAATCGAAGTTGCCGGAATACTCCTGCCCCGCTGCTTTCATCCCTGCTTCGATGGCTTTGGGCCAATCGAAATTGGTCCAGAATGCGGTGTCGGTGGTCGGCCCCCAGACATGAGAATAGGCCAGCTTGTTGCTGTCTGTGTCATAGGCCTGCCGCCCCTCCATCAGTTTGAAAGGCCAGATCCGGCTGTCTGCCCCACCGGGGGCGCCTTTGATGCGGTTCACTTTAACCGCAGCGGTTGGGTCAATTTCTTCGCCCGTAGCATATTCTACATGGCCATTGAACCAGGCATAATGTGGCACCACATCTTCGCCCCACTCGAAATCGCCCTTGGTGGACAGATAGGTGTGCAGTTCCTTACCGTCTGACTGAACAAAGTTTGCCTCGTGCATTGGTTTGCCGTCAGCACCCATGCGGCCTGCGGTCGACCAATCCCAATAAGTCTTGGTAGCGACGCCTCCGCGCGCAAACTCGGGGATATGGCAGCTTTGACAGGCCAGCTTGTCGGTGTGATCATTCAGCTTCACACCCTTGATATTCGAGGGGTGCGGATTTGTGTCGTGGCAGCTTTCACAGGTCGCCGCAGTGCGCACCGCTCCCGGCTTTCCCCGACCAACAACATCCTTGGCCACGGTGTCATAGCGTGACCCGGCCCAATTGTGCTTGTCTTCGACATGGCAGGTCGAGCAGGTAAAGTTCAAACCATCGGGCGACATGTGCACATCCACTTCTTTCGGCGGGGCATAAAGCGCCGAGCTGAGATCGCCGTGTTTCACGTTGTCACCGCCACCGCCATAGAAGTGGCAGTTGCCACAATTGTCGCGCCCCGGCATCCCGACAGACTGCGCTGCCCTGGACAGATCAACCGGCCATGCCGCCGCCCCCGTGATCGTCTTGGTGCCGGCTTTCACCGGTTCAATCGGCGGATGCCCTGCCCCCGTAGCCGTCTTTGTGTACTGCCCTGACCGGTCATGGCAGACCAGACAATCCGGAACCGCACCCGCCTGTTCAGCTGTCTTCGACATATCGTCCCAGCCATAACCCGCATGGCACGAGGTGCAGCGCGCCTCGTTACCGGCCACATTTCCACAGAAAGCGTTGATCACCTTTGACTTTCCAAGGGTCTGGCCGCTGTCGCTGTCGTATTTCCACTCGAAATGGATGGAATGCATGATTTGATCATCCGCTTCGGTGTGGCAGCTGACGCAAGCCTCTGTCACCTCGGGGCCGGACGCAAAGGGCTTCTTCAGGATGTCGAATTTTGTGTGATCCGCCGTGGCACTTGAGATTGACGGCGTCGGTGCGACGGGCGGCATAGGCGTCGCCGGATTGTCTTCGGCTGTTGCGAACCCGGCGCCACCGGCAATCAAACCAAGCGACAGGATCGATGCAAGAAGTCTCTTCATGGCTCAGCCCTCCTCTGCTCCGGTTCGCGCGGCGGAGGATTACATTCTGGTATTCTAATATGTATCAGAGGCCGCAAGGGTCACCTAATGCCAAAATGACGCACCGATGACATTCGCGACGCAGCGGGCGATTGACCCCGGCCTTGCGCTTTGCCATCGTCTTTCGACTTGATACGAGGTGACCATGAAGCCCTTCCTGATCCTACAACTTCGCCCCGAGACAGATGCGTCCGACGATGAGTTTCAGGCGTTTCTGGCCAAAGGTGGGCTGGACCATGACCTAGTTCACCGCATTCGGTTGGATCAGCAGAGCATTCCTGCCGATTTAAACCCGAATGATTATGCAGGCGTCATTGTTGGGGGCGGTCCGGGCTGCGTGTCAGACGCGCCCGACAAGAAAGATCCGATCGAAGCGCGGATTGAAGCCCAATGCCTTGCCCTGATGCCAAAAATCACCGCTCAAGACATTCCCTTTCTGGGGTGCTGTTATGGTATCGGGATCTTAGGCCAACATTTAGAGCCGGGGTCAGTTTCAAAAGAAAGCTATGGCGAACCGGTCAGCGCCAGCTTGTGTAAGATCACTGAAGACGGGCGCGACGACCCCCTGCTGGATGGCATTCCCGACACATTCGAAGCTTTTGTAGGCCACAAAGAAGCAATGCAGCACCTGCCGCAGGGCTGCCAACATCTGGTCTCATCGTCCCGCTGCCCGTATCAGATGATAAAGTGTGGACAGAATGTCTATGCGACGCAATTCCATCCCGAAGCCGATGCTCACAACTTTGAAACCCGCATCGGCATTTACAAACACCATGGCTATTTCCCCCCAGAAGAAGCAGAGGCGCTGGTCGACATGGTGCACGCTGCGAATGTTCATGCACCGGCGCAAATCTTGCGAAATTTTGTGACGCGCTATCGGGCGTAGAAAATACCGTCAATTGTAATTCCTTTCATACAGCGTATTCCGTCTTGTTCGGCTCCAAGTATAACTTTTTCTAATCCCGCACCACGTTCGTACCATTCCAAATGGACTTCGTTGCTCAGCAGAAGACCAGGATTCTGTTTGTAATCTCGATACCAATGGGACCAAGTTCCGTATCCGTTTTCCGAACCAGCAGAATGCTCCATCACGATGGCAAGATCTATGTCGCTATCGGCGCGATTGTCACCCCTCGCCCGGCTCCCATAGAGTATGACTTTAGCTATTTCGGGATGCTTCGCAGCTCACCTGCAGACCAGTTTTCGATCAGTTTTTGAGGTATTCATAGATCGAAGATTCTTCCTCGAAGAAAGCCACAAATCAGCATATTGCAATCTGTTGAACGTAATGGCGCACCCGAGAGGATTCGAACCTCTGGCCTCTGCCTTCGGAGGGCAGCGCTCTATCCAGCTGAGCTACGGGTGCCTATGACACTTGGTCTGGGCCGGGATATAGGCCATCGCCCTGTCCCTCGCAACATGAAAAGCCACCGAAAGACTGGGCAGAAATGAAAAGGGCCGCCCCTGGGCAGCCCTTTCGCAAACTATGTCCGTAGCGATTAACGCTTCGAGAACTGGAAGCTCTTACGAGCTTTAGCTTTACCGTATTTCTTACGTTCCACAACACGGCTATCGCGGGTCAGGAATCCAGCGGCTTTCAGCGCGCCACGCAGGCTGGGTTCGTAAAGCTGCAGAGCTTTCGAAATGCCGTGCTTGACCGCACCAGCTTGACCAGAAAGGCCACCGCCCTTGACGGTTGCAACCACGTCAAACTCGCCTTCAACACCGGCGATTTGCTCGGGTTGGCGCACGATCAACTGCAGAACCGGACGGGCAAAATACTTGTCCATGTCCTTGCCGTTAACGGAAACCTTGCCGGAACCCGGCTT
This DNA window, taken from Aliiroseovarius sp. F47248L, encodes the following:
- the rpsI gene encoding 30S ribosomal protein S9, whose translation is MTEEIKTLEDLNAVAEGTEAVVEVAAPREPVRDELGRAYATGKRKDAVARVWIKPGSGKVSVNGKDMDKYFARPVLQLIVRQPEQIAGVEGEFDVVATVKGGGLSGQAGAVKHGISKALQLYEPSLRGALKAAGFLTRDSRVVERKKYGKAKARKSFQFSKR
- a CDS encoding DUF882 domain-containing protein, which translates into the protein MTIDNSVGSKSILTRRGLLGAFAATAVSAAPMYANAAGFLRGGGDVRRLAMYSGRTGETINMIYWIEGKYIKDALKEINHFMRDWRTDQSIKIDTRTVDIMAAAHGLLDVREPYMMLSGYRSPKTNAMLRSRSRGVAKNSLHMKGQAADLRLKSRSVNQMFKAAVACQGGGVGRYTGSNFVHMDCGVVRSWGR
- a CDS encoding cytochrome b/b6 domain-containing protein, which produces MARRVVKVYPRFERLWHWTQMVMIMVLMFTGFGLNGMHNLLPFGPAVMLHTIAALVLLAVWIFATFWLFTTGTWRQFVPQLEGLFKMARFYAYGVFRGEEPPYRKVFWRKHNPLQALTYFGLKVVVFPAIWGSGLLYLTYNFWAVDEGSTFALYVIANVHLLAAYVIVAFVITHVYLLTVGHGFRSHVRPMVTGYDCIDLTPEQEAYLETNEPGRLMPKEV
- a CDS encoding glutamine amidotransferase: MKPFLILQLRPETDASDDEFQAFLAKGGLDHDLVHRIRLDQQSIPADLNPNDYAGVIVGGGPGCVSDAPDKKDPIEARIEAQCLALMPKITAQDIPFLGCCYGIGILGQHLEPGSVSKESYGEPVSASLCKITEDGRDDPLLDGIPDTFEAFVGHKEAMQHLPQGCQHLVSSSRCPYQMIKCGQNVYATQFHPEADAHNFETRIGIYKHHGYFPPEEAEALVDMVHAANVHAPAQILRNFVTRYRA
- a CDS encoding tetrathionate reductase family octaheme c-type cytochrome, with the translated sequence MKRLLASILSLGLIAGGAGFATAEDNPATPMPPVAPTPSISSATADHTKFDILKKPFASGPEVTEACVSCHTEADDQIMHSIHFEWKYDSDSGQTLGKSKVINAFCGNVAGNEARCTSCHAGYGWDDMSKTAEQAGAVPDCLVCHDRSGQYTKTATGAGHPPIEPVKAGTKTITGAAAWPVDLSRAAQSVGMPGRDNCGNCHFYGGGGDNVKHGDLSSALYAPPKEVDVHMSPDGLNFTCSTCHVEDKHNWAGSRYDTVAKDVVGRGKPGAVRTAATCESCHDTNPHPSNIKGVKLNDHTDKLACQSCHIPEFARGGVATKTYWDWSTAGRMGADGKPMHEANFVQSDGKELHTYLSTKGDFEWGEDVVPHYAWFNGHVEYATGEEIDPTAAVKVNRIKGAPGGADSRIWPFKLMEGRQAYDTDSNKLAYSHVWGPTTDTAFWTNFDWPKAIEAGMKAAGQEYSGNFDFVDTQMYWPITHMVAPASDALDCAACHAQDGRLDGIAAVYMPGTNPRSPIGLLGMALVALTILGVGLHIALRLLGGRKGGTDHG